In the genome of Streptomyces sp. NBC_00190, one region contains:
- a CDS encoding XRE family transcriptional regulator, with the protein MGRPEAPVDHTVPALGELAQFLRDVRGGIPYSTLAERSQRGASPLKRAASGKTLPTWECVEGYLGACGISSGTPHHERARQLHSRAQEAWRRPSGSTAVPRPDLASSEADLSRALRDAYAAAGRPSLRVLSERAEGWNLSRSTAHRIVNGQAMPVDILQYLSFLQGCQVSRDRLPAWFAAWSRVRDVSPFAVFWLVQFHSSQFGPQYNEWARKQQVYPKPSWFDAAEAAIARRAANSPIDARRFVERLAA; encoded by the coding sequence GTGGGGCGCCCCGAAGCCCCTGTCGACCACACGGTCCCCGCGCTGGGGGAGCTGGCCCAGTTCCTCCGCGACGTGCGAGGCGGTATCCCCTACAGCACGCTGGCGGAGCGCAGCCAGCGGGGAGCCTCCCCCCTCAAGCGCGCCGCGTCTGGGAAGACGCTGCCCACCTGGGAGTGCGTTGAGGGGTATCTGGGCGCCTGTGGCATCAGCAGCGGCACCCCCCACCACGAGCGCGCGCGGCAACTCCACTCCCGCGCGCAGGAGGCCTGGCGCCGGCCCAGCGGCTCTACGGCCGTACCGCGGCCCGACCTCGCCTCCAGCGAAGCCGACCTGAGCCGTGCCCTGCGGGACGCCTACGCTGCCGCCGGTCGCCCGTCGCTTCGAGTGCTGTCCGAGCGGGCCGAAGGCTGGAACCTGTCCCGAAGCACGGCCCACCGCATCGTCAACGGGCAGGCCATGCCCGTCGACATCCTGCAGTACCTGAGCTTCCTTCAGGGCTGCCAGGTGTCGCGCGACAGGCTGCCGGCCTGGTTCGCCGCCTGGTCCCGGGTTCGGGATGTGAGCCCGTTCGCCGTGTTCTGGCTCGTTCAGTTCCACTCCTCCCAGTTCGGTCCCCAGTACAACGAATGGGCCAGGAAGCAGCAGGTGTACCCGAAGCCCAGTTGGTTCGACGCGGCGGAAGCGGCCATAGCTCGACGCGCCGCCAACTCGCCGATCGACGCCCGGCGCTTTGTAGAGCGCCTCGCAGCCTGA
- a CDS encoding helix-turn-helix domain-containing protein has protein sequence MGEPKAVGLAAAAYAAALRAAVHGFTMQGGTQKEIAVAAHVAPATLSRYLSGDRVAPPTFVARLDSFLAERGRPLDAGVRERLDELCARAHEASRSPAVQLVILKQELARVQGEKQAGEAELAALKEHADQLAGELEQALEQARHAETGLGVLEQRVTEQDKKLQDAQAYTRRLEAELTAQHDQVVLVQREVEVLRRQNKTLLDESTATTMSGGTLEGAVPAVSTQATSGKAEREAPAPLPPRDLSTSTFKPLMPTPAPPPERRPLLGRADTKEQFTGQLRALRARAGGKRVWPAEKLAGLSPSRPYGNSSTQEDTALMDRWFANGEFPHDWRRLRPVLRGLGATSLEVKTFAASYDRIGKGRTARTSDVMTAVLVLAAMAVIYLGATAVLQSDTESGTSKTLTALGALLASAIIGGTGATLIAPNPDKPSPHAEWPYTLIFCCAPITLIASVIVPFATGTDTWGHWIADLLGLL, from the coding sequence ATGGGTGAACCGAAGGCGGTCGGGCTGGCGGCCGCCGCCTACGCGGCCGCGCTGCGCGCCGCGGTGCACGGCTTCACGATGCAGGGCGGCACGCAGAAGGAGATCGCGGTCGCCGCGCATGTCGCCCCGGCCACCCTCTCGCGCTACCTCAGCGGCGACAGGGTCGCCCCGCCCACCTTCGTCGCGCGCCTGGACTCGTTCCTCGCGGAGCGGGGCCGGCCCCTGGACGCCGGAGTGCGGGAGCGGCTTGACGAGCTGTGCGCCCGGGCCCATGAGGCCAGCCGGTCACCGGCCGTCCAGCTGGTAATCCTCAAGCAGGAACTCGCCCGGGTACAGGGAGAGAAACAGGCCGGTGAGGCGGAACTGGCCGCGCTCAAGGAGCATGCGGACCAGCTGGCCGGTGAGCTGGAGCAGGCGCTGGAGCAGGCCCGCCACGCGGAGACGGGACTAGGCGTCCTCGAACAGCGTGTCACCGAGCAGGACAAGAAGCTCCAGGACGCCCAGGCCTACACCCGCCGGCTGGAGGCGGAACTCACCGCGCAGCACGACCAGGTCGTCCTCGTACAGCGAGAAGTCGAAGTCCTGCGCCGCCAGAACAAGACCCTCCTCGACGAGAGCACCGCCACCACCATGTCCGGCGGAACGCTCGAAGGCGCCGTTCCCGCCGTGTCAACGCAGGCCACCAGCGGGAAGGCGGAGCGGGAAGCCCCGGCTCCCCTCCCGCCACGGGATCTTTCCACCAGCACCTTCAAGCCGCTGATGCCAACCCCCGCGCCTCCGCCGGAGCGCAGGCCGCTCCTGGGTCGTGCGGACACCAAAGAACAGTTCACAGGGCAGCTGCGGGCGCTACGCGCCCGGGCCGGCGGCAAGAGGGTCTGGCCAGCCGAAAAACTCGCCGGCCTGAGCCCCAGCAGGCCCTACGGCAACAGCTCCACGCAAGAGGACACTGCCCTGATGGACCGATGGTTCGCCAATGGCGAGTTCCCGCACGACTGGCGCCGGCTTAGGCCGGTCCTGCGCGGGCTGGGCGCAACCTCTTTAGAGGTCAAAACCTTCGCCGCCTCCTACGACAGGATCGGGAAAGGGCGCACGGCCAGGACGTCGGACGTGATGACGGCGGTCCTTGTCCTGGCCGCGATGGCCGTGATCTACCTCGGCGCCACCGCCGTCCTCCAAAGCGATACCGAATCGGGGACCTCGAAGACCCTCACCGCCCTCGGAGCGCTACTGGCCTCCGCGATCATCGGGGGAACAGGCGCGACACTGATCGCTCCGAACCCCGACAAGCCCTCTCCCCACGCGGAGTGGCCCTACACCCTGATCTTCTGCTGTGCCCCGATCACCCTGATCGCCAGCGTCATCGTCCCGTTCGCCACCGGCACCGACACCTGGGGCCACTGGATCGCAGACCTACTCGGACTGCTCTGA